The genomic region ttggatgatccagaggagtcatgggagaaagtcatgtggtcagatgagaccaaaatagaacttttgggtcataattccactaaacgtgtttggagaaagaagaaTGATAAGTACTCtcccaagaacaccattcctactgtgaagcatgggggtggtagcatcatgctttgggggtgtttttttgcacatgggacagggcgactgcactgtattaaggagaggatgaccggggccatgtattgcgagattttggggaacaacctctttccctcagttagagcattgaagatgggttgaggctgggtcctccaacatgacaatgacccgaagcacacagccagaataagcaaggagtggctctgtaagaagcatatcaaggttttggcatggcctagccagtctccagacctaaaccaaatagagaatctttggagggagctcaaactccaggtttctcagcgacaggccaggaacctgactgatctagagaacaTCTGTTTGGAGGAGTGGGCctaaatccctcctgcagtgtgtgcaaacctggtgaaaaactacaggaaacgtttgacctctgtaattgcaaacaaaggctactgtacctaatattaacattgactttctcaggtgttcaaatacttattcacagctgtatcatacaaataaatagttaaaaaatcatacattgtgatttctggatttttttttagattatgtctctcacagtggacatgcacctacgatgacaatttcagacccctccatgatttctaagtgggagaacttgcaaaatagcagggtgttcaaatacttattttcctcactgtatgtgatAGGCTTCTCTCacttcattatattattataaagggctttttttcttattaccTCTAGCTTGCTTACAAGTATTTTGAATGAtgtaaaggtttatttttttggattgcCTAGCTCTTTGCTTACTGATAACTGCAAGCCAGTTGCAGTTAAAGCCAGTTGAAGGTCCAGCTAGAGGAATTTCAACCTTGTTACTCTTGGCAGGAACAATCATTGATATTTAAGGTGTATACAGGGCTGCCCCTAAATTATATACTGCACTAGATCTCTTAATACAACCCTGCTGTTACTATATAAAGCAGAAAATAAGAGAATAGAGACATAATGAAGCTTATGCTGATCCATGCCATGATAAATACTTCACAGATATGTTATGCCAGAAAGCCGTCAGTTAAAACGTAGTGTGCAATGATTGTTCATCATGGCATTAggattaaacataaaaacaaaatagaacTATACTTAAGATAATGTGTAGTTAAgtagtaaaattatttttcttttcttcctctgtcTTCTTTACTATATACAAATCTTCTGCACCCACTACCTCCCTTATTATCTTATTTAAACAACTAAAAATCTTTTGTGAAGAGTGACAAAGAGTGACCGTTTTACAATCAGGGTTCATGTCATAACAGTATATATTATGATATACAACCTGTGCTGTTACTGATCTCGCCTTCAGCACAGGGTATACAGTCAAAACAGCAAACAGGCCTCCGCTTCTGTACCGCTTTCCTGGTGCCTGGGGGGCAGCTCTCACTGCACACAGACACTGGTACCTAGCAGTACAAACAGACACATATGTAGATTCTATAGTATATTGTAAACCAATAACAGcagtgtattgttttttttttttttatttaaataaatcaatgattaacatttttgtaagaACAGCAAAACTGCTTTGTAATCAATGAGGCTGTACCTCTTTCTGTCCTCCACCCCAGCTGATATTTTTGCTCATTCTGAACTCCTGTCCTCTTGGTCTGGATGAGTCATACTGACCCACTGTCACAAAATCCAAATTCCCATCCGTCTTAAACTGCCAGTTTATAAGTTCATAGACAGCTGGGGGGTCTCCATTAGAATCAAATGAGACCTGGAAGCCATTTTTTGTGGTGAAGTTCACTTGTTTGAGCTGATTGAGCATCTGCACAAAAGAATTTCATGAGATGTCATGGAACAGTGTCTTTTtctaaatattgaatattacTTGAAAACCAAAACTACAATTGAATATACTGACGGAAAcaagcatataaaaaaaaaaaataaataaataaataaataaataaatagtaatatcATTATAATTGATCAATTTTATACCTGCcatggtgtaaatgtaatattcttGTCACACTGTGAGCGATTGCAGATAAGTTCATGAATGGCATACGCTATGGCGTATGTCGCTTTGTACACCATGTTAGTGACACGTAGTTGAGACGTGTCCAAATATGGGTTCTGGAGCGTGTGAATGTCTTCACTGCCGTTACAATTTCGCAAGCCTTCTATCATGTCTGTTTGCTCTTTAAGGTAACAGTTAAATGAGCTTTCCCAAAATTCTTTTAACAGAGGTGATTTCAGTGCTTGGGCTGGAGTGAGGTCTAAAAGAAACTCACGAAGACCAGGAATGACCGACCGGGGAACACCAAACCCTATAGCACCGGCACATATGTTATACCGCAGAAAATCAGGATCTATGATCCACGTTTCGCTCCCAATCCACTGAATCGGAGGTGGTGGTTGTCGTGCCAGTTCTTCTAAGAGAAACCTCATCTCCCCTGTGTGCATGAATGCAACTAGAACCCGGGCTGTTGATCTGCGGATTACATTTGCAACTCTCTCCAATTTACTGGCTGACTGTGTCCGGTAATAGACTTCAGAATACTCCACACATATACCTTCCTCTTGGGCAGCTTTTAGGAATGATGCCATTCCGTAATTTCCATAATCTGTGTCGCTGCGCACGGCTCCAATCCACGTCCATCCGAAATGTTTGACCAGTCTTGCAAGTGCGGCTGCTTGGTGGTGGTCACTAGGAATGGTCCTAAAGAAGGCAGGATACTGATGCTTATCACTCAGACAGGCACAGGTTGCATAATGACTCACCTGGAATTCAGAcagtgtaagaaaaaaaaaagagagaaaattgaGTCATTATAGTttgcatttttatatgtatttgccTGCATATGTAAATATAAGTCATGGTTTTAACCTGGGGAATTCCAAAAAGACCGAGCATTCTGGCTATACTGATTGATGGTGTTGAAGCAGAATCTCCTATGACAGCAGTTACAGCAGCCATGGATGATTTTGAACAGGAATTCGTGTTATTGAAATCCGTCCCCAAACCGTTTGCAAGCTGAAATGCAACTTTGATGGCCATTGGCACAGTGGAGCAAGAATCATATATCTGGTATCCTAAAGTGATGTTTGGTAGGAGATCGGTTCTTTTGTTGATCTCATGGATGGTGAACTCCAAAGCACGGGCAAAGCGCAGTTCTCTGAAATCCATGCTGATAAGACAAAGTAAGATATAAAACCAGTACAATATACTTTTTGGTTGATCACagaattaattcattaataacaCAATCttaaaaagatcaaataaaacctaaacaaaatgtgataaatactatatatataaaattattataattttttaacaaaatccaACACACCAACCTCCCAGAGCACTGGAGCTGTGATGGCAGCCTGGTGTAAGTCATTTGTTCTGATTTAGTATAGTAATGAATAGTAAAAATCCCTCCAATTACAAAGTCTCCATTCATAAATATACCAGGCTGTTGAGGAACAGTCAAGAGTCGGCAGCTGACTGTATTAACTTGACATGCTGCTGGCTCGATCACAGTTATCCACAGAACTGGAAGGAATGGCATCAGAATATAAAAGACCTGCATGGCTGAGTCCATGGTCTTCGGTATTCTAAAGGCCAGGAAACTGCTTCCCATTGCTTTAAATAGTCATCTTGCAATGATGCACTAGGGTGGGGGGAGTGGTTATGTAGTTTTCGattaaaataatgaagacttttatgttatatttatgtGAGATATAGTAGAGTGTCATTAAAGGAAATATTCAAATTTGCTATAGAATAAGAGATAAAGGGGAGTAAtggcagggttgccagattctAGCTGCCAAAATAGTGATTAGAGCAAATACATTGTTCATGTTTGTGAATGTGTTCAAGTGTAGTCTGGACCAGGACCTGAATTTGTAAATGggtgaaatgttttttcttttcttctttttttagccTACAATTGTGAAACGATATATGATATAAACTTGATATATGTAATTCAGGAAGAGAATATGTACCATTGCATGATTAAGGGTTAAATAtgatgtattattatattattaaattcaGGTTTAAGTTGATTTCTATAGCGATTTTTACAaaggatattgtctcaaagcagctttgcagaatttaagaattatagaacaagaaatttaaatataagtgaattatgtgtatttatccctaatgagaaagccttgggcgactgtggcaaggaaaaacggagaaaaaggagaaaccttgagaggaaccagatttaaaaaggaaaaccaTCCTCAtattaagagtgtgattataaatcataaaaacaatacaatggATACAATACAATCATTTCTACTGTCAGTTGAAGTTGTTAAACTGATAATGAATAGATCAGATTATATACATGACAACCCtaactcctcctcctccataataataataataataataataataataataataataataataataataatattattattattattattgttattattattaataataattgggttctctggtggtctagtggttaggatgcggcgctctcaccgctgcggcccgggttcaatccccggtcagggaaccaaccccagccactttcagtgccagtcccaaccccggataaattggggaggtttgcgttaggaagggcatccagcgtaaaaacatgtgccaaatcgaacgtgcggttgatccgctgtggcgacccctaacgggagaagccgaaataaagtttattattattattaattactttattaatactttaaaaaaaaattgataaagcTGATTCCTTGTGTCTATTGGTTTTAAACCACTGGCCATGAAGCTTCATTCCTGTCTAAGCCACTTCAGCATTTCTGAGTGCTTTAGGCCACAAACTAAAGATGTtatgctgattttgtaaataatattaatatattttatttccatttccattattTATGAATCTCACAAGCTTGCTGTCTTTTCCTGTTAAGTTCTGTTTAAAAATGCTTTGTAAATAACTATATGGATGATTTGGGCTTTTGCCAGTTCATTATATCAGAGGCCATTTAACAACAGAAGTGATTCCAAAGTTTAATCAGCCCAACTGCACAAGTGCATAGGTTATAACTGTTACTGTCTCCAGCCTCACTAAAATCAACCTGAAACACCACCCCCCTGCTGTGGGCGTCATCGTGCTTTCTGTCCTTCTGCCAGCAGATGTCGCCACACGTCCAGTGCAAAACTTTTCATTCTGTCAACGCGTCCTCCTCCTTCATACCATAAGAAATTTGGGTTATGAATGAGATTCTGTCACTATCTACCCCTGTGTTGACATGAacatctttttttactttaaatctaGGTCAATTTTGAGACAGCAAGTCTAAAATAAAACCATTCACGTGAAGATTGTAATCTGCCCAGGCAATTGAATTTGGAATCTGTTTTATGAATTAAAATTGTGCTGTTGATCATATGatcattcaaatattaaaacaatttattcTGTAGGCCCTAGGACAGGGTCTTCAGATGAAAGAACATGTCCAGTTTTGGACCAAGCAATGTATTTTAGTTGTCTTAACCAAGTACATGAAAATAGTGTAAGAGATATATGTagtcattcatatatatatatacagtacagaccaaaagtttggacacaccttctcattcaaagagttttctttatttccatgactatgaaaattgtagagtcacactgaaggcatcaagggctatttgaccaagaaggagagtgatggggggctgcaccagatgacctggcctccacagtcaccggacctgaacccaatcgagatggtttaggggtgagctggaccgcagagtgaaggcaaaagggccaacaagtgccaagcatctctcggggaactccttcaagactgttggaagaccatttcaggtgactacctcttgaagctcatcaagagaatgccaagagtgtgcaaagcagtaatcaaagcaaaaggtggctactttgaagaacctagaatatgacatttttcagttgtttcacacttttttgttatgtatataattccatatataattccacgtgttcattcatagttttgatgccttcagtgtgaatctacaattttcatagtcatgaaaataaagaaaactctttgaatgagaagaatgaacaatatatatattgttgaatatgtattttaaaattttattctccttttctgGTCTGATTCAAAGTAAAAGAGTCAAATACATGCTGTAAGAGCATTCATGCATTCATGTCTCAAAATGATGCAGTAGTTTAAATTTAACTATTCAGAAAAGTTGTGTaaaagattaaagaaaaaaataacttaaaaaagTTATGTATAAATAAACCACCAAAATCATACAGATGAAGAGAATGTAAGTGAAAGCTCAATAAATATAACATTGGTTTTACAAAACTACAAGATGTCAAAGCATGATGCAGAGATGGTtaaagagtttattagagacGTTGTTGATACATTGTTGAATGTGAACAAAAAGATGAACTCAAAgatgaaattaaaaaattccTAATATTAGCTAGTGGTTACTAATAACatcttgaaatatttttattcctagaattcttagtttttttgtcttcattcttattattaaatgaataatgaattattAGATAAGAAATTAGAAATCAATGTGATCCAagctcattttttaaacaattatttggCTAGAATAGCTAAGATTGGATTCTAGAAAGAAGAGCTACAATTCTgttaaatcaaatttatttaattttttttattattatctgttTCCATTGTATAAATTTCAGAGCGCTTTAGAGGGCACTTTACCCATGAGGTGTTTCTTGGTATTCTCCTCTGGCCggaaaataatgataaaacatttgggagcaaaaatacaaatagtTAAACCAAAGCTTGAAGCTAATATtgcaaaaatctccacagctACAGTGAATTTTCCAGGAGAGCTGACATAAGCTGGAATAAAGGTGATCCACACTGCACAGAATATCAGCATGCTGAATGTGATGAATTTGGCTTCATTGAAATTGTCAGGTAGCTTCCGGGCcagaaaagccaaaataaaacacaaaagtgcCAGGACTCCTATATAACCCAGCACAGCCCAGAAACCTATAGCAGAACCTAAACCACATTCCAAGATTATTCTTTCCTTGTAGTGTTTGAGATTTTTGAAAGGGAAAGGAGGTGATATTTTTAACCAGACCACACAAATAATCACTTGTATGAGAGTAAATGAGATCACACTGAGTCTCTGTTGTGGAGGCCCAAACCATTTCATAACATTGCTGCCTGGAAGTGTAGCTCTGAAGGCCATTAAGACCACTAAGGTTTTTCCCAGAACACAGGAGATACAGAGGACGAAGGTGATCCCAAACGCTGTGTGGCGCAGCATACAGGACCACTCAGAGGGCTGACCAATGAAAGTAAGTGAACAGAGGAAACACAGGGTCAGTGAGAAGAGCAGCAGGAAGCTCAGCTCAGAGTTGTTGGCCCTAACAATAGGAGACGCCCTGTGCTTGTAAAAGactgcagctacacacacagcCATGAAGGCCCCTGCTATGGAGAACACTGTTAGGATGATGCCCAGAGTTTCATCCCAGGAGAGGAACTCAACAGGTTTGGGAAGGCAGCGGTCTTGCTTTGTGTTGGGCCAAAACTCAGGAAGACAATAGGAGCAATCCAATGAGTCtacaaggtttaaaaaaaaagaaaacataaaaaatgttttgtgcttTTAGTGGACAGAACATTACATGGAATCATTATGGCATtatgattaaacataaaaacaaaataaaactatacttAAAGATAATGTCTTTTTTGTaaggaaaaagaaattataGTGTGAAATTAAGTAGttaaattctttttcttttctccctctgtcttcTTTACTATTTACAAATCTTCTGCACCCACTACCTCCCTAATTATCTTATTCAAACAACTAAAAATCTTTTGTGAAGAGTGACAAACAGTGACAGTTTTACAATCAGAGTTCATGTCATAACAGTATATATTATGATATACAACCTGTGTGGTTACTGATCTCTCCTTCTGCACATGTTATACAGTCAAAACAGCAGACAGGCCTTCGCTTCTGTACCGCTTTCCTGGTGCCTGGGGGGCAGCTCTCACTGCACACAGACACTGGTACCTGAGAGGGACAGCAGAGGGACCTTAAGTGCAAATGcttgattattataattattttttaactagaTTTTATGTTTctactaaaaatatattttctatctatctatctatctatctatctatctatctatctatctatctatctatctatctatctatctatctagctatctagctagctagctattatatatatatagttagctagctagctattaTATCAAAAGTGTATGTACAGTGACAAGGACTACAAAGTTTCTCCAATTACAACctcaaaatgtgtttgtgtgttttcttttgttttttgacaCATGCATGAAGAAACAGTAGTAGATATATAAACAAATTGACTGTACCTCTTTCTGTCCTCCAACCCAGCTGATATTTTTGCTCATTCTAAACTCTTGACCTCTTGGTCTGAGCGAGTCATACTGGCCCACTGTGACGAAATCTAGAGCTCCATCGTTCTTAAATTGCCAGTTTATGAGTTCATAGACAGCTGGAGGGTCTCCATTAGAGTCAAATGAGACCTGAAATCCGTTATTTGTAGTGAAGTTTACTATTTTAAGCTGGTCAAATATCTGAAGGaaacatttcataaaaataaataaaaaataaataataataattaaaaaaatgttaattcatATATTCAAATGTGTTTCATCATGTTTAATTTCATCATTCTaaacaaaaagtaataataataataataataataataataataataataataataataaactggagctttattaaaaaaagcttttctttgTACCTGCCATggtaaaatttttatatttttgtcgcACTTTGTCTCATTACAAATGAGTCCATGGATTGCATGTGCTATGGCGTATGTCGCTTTGTACACCATGTTCGTGATGCGCAACTGAGATGTGTCCAAATACGCGTTCTGGAGCGTGTGAATGTCCTCGTGGCCACCACATTCCCGTGCGCCCTCTGTGTTTTCTGGTCTCCTTTTAAGGGAACAGCTGAACGAGTTTTCCCAAAACTCTGTAAACAGAGATGACTCTAACACTTTAGCTGGAGTCAGATCTAAAAGAAACTCACGAAGGCCAGGAATAACTGACCGGGGAACACCAAACCCTATGGCGCCGGCACACATGTTATAGCGCAGAAAATCAGGATCGGTGATCCACGTTTCGCTTCCAATCCACTGAAGTGGAGGCGGTGGCTGCCGTGAGAGCTCTTCTAAAAGAAGCCTCATGTCTCCTGATGCCATAAACGCCACTATAACTCGAGCTGTGGAGCTGCGGATCACGTTTGCAATTCGCTCCAGTTTACTGAGCGGCTGCGTCCTGTAGTAGGCCTCGGAGTATTCCACGCAGATCCCCTCCGCCTGCGCAGCATTTAGGAATGATGCCATTCCGTAATTTCCATAATCCGTGTCGCTGCGCACTGCTCCAATCCATGTCCAACCAAAATGCTTGACCAACCGTGCCAGTGCGGCTGCTTGATGTTGGTCACTAGGAATGGTCCTAAAGAAGGTGGGATACTGAAGCTTATCACTCAGACATGAGCAGGTCGCATAGTGACTCACCTGGAATTCAGGCAGTGCaagaaattaaaacaatattagGTTCATAGCCTGATTCATTTACtcctatttttattataattattattattattatttgcttttcaTAGCTACAACTTTTAGACCATAATTATGTGGCCGTGGCAGCAATTCGAAAAAATATTATGATCGCAGACATTGTTAGAATAAAAACCTTCACCTGTGGAATCCCAAACAGACCAAGCACCCTGGCTATGCTGATTGATTGTGTTGAAGCAGAATCTCCTATTACAGCTGTTACAGCGGCAACTGCAGATTTTGAACAGGAATTTGTGTTATTAAAATCCGTCTCCAAACCATTCGCAAGCTGAAATGCAACTTTGATGGCCATTGGCACAGTGGAGCATGAATCATATATCTGATATCCTAATGTGATGCCCGGGAGGAGATCTGTTCTGTTGTTGATTTCATGGATGGTGAACTCCATGGCACGGGCAAAGCGCACTTCTCTGAAATCCATGCTGTCAGAAAACAGGAATGcaggaaaaaatagaaaaaaaaaagatatatagataaacagacagacaaactaaactaaactatgTTCAGCTATagtataaaagtaataaagaaataaacatagaAATAACTTTTCACgtacaaaatgataaaaaaagatcattaaaaataGCTTTCAATCAAAATGTCATTCCatataaattacaatattaaaCAGAATTTAATGTCTagtaaacataataataataataatgataataataataataataataataataataataataataataataataataataataatagaaagagGAGCTTTTAAACCCATGCTGTCTTTTCGGTGCATTTCACACATACCCAGAGCACTTTCTCTGTGATGGCAACCCGGTGTAAGATATTTGATCTAATCTTACAGAATCATGGATGGCAAAAATTCCTCCAAGCATAAAGTCCCCATTCATAAATATATCTGGTAACTTGGGGTCGGTCCACAACCTGCAGCTAACTGGGTTAGCCTTACATGCCTCAGGGATGAGCACGATTATTTGCGTAGTATTAATAACAAGTAATAACATCAGATTGGAAATGAGCTGCATGTTAGTATCTGTAGGGCCCAGCACAGTGTAGGCCAGGGCAGCTTCCTTACGGTGCTTTAAATAGCTACAGTATCTTGCTTCTGTGCACTGAAAGAGTGGGTGTGAACTGGTCACAAGGGGGTGTGGTTATAACAATGATGACAGcaaaattaatttattccacacaaaattaaaacaaaacaaaacaaacaaacaaacaaacaacaaaaaataaaataaatatatatatatatatatatatatatatatatatatatatatatatatatatatatatatatatatatatatgtttatttgtttgtttgtttgtttgtttattttattttattttattttattttattttattttattttattttattttactgaattttaaaactgaagtcttcttcttcttcttcttctttcggctgatcccattaggggtcgccacagcggatcatccgtctccataccaccctgtcctctacacctgcctctttcacaccatctacctgcatgtcttccctcaccacatccatgaacctcctccttggccttcctcttttcctcctacctggtggctccatcttcagcattcttctaccaatataattcatgtcccttctctgcacatgtccaaaccatctcaatctcgcctccctcaccttgtcaccaaaacatcctacatgtgctgtccctctaataaactcatttctaatcttgtccatcctcgtcactcccaacgaaaaccttaacatcttcagctctgctacctccagctctgcctcctgccttttactcaatgccactgtctctaatccatacaacatcgcaggtctcaccacagtcctataaactttccctttcattcttgcagataccctactatcacaaatcactcctgtcactcttctccacccactccaccctgcctgcactcttttctttacttctctaacacactctccattactttgcactgttgaccccaggtacctgaactcctccaccttctccacctcttctccctgcaaccgcatcactccactgccctccctctcattcacacacatgtactctgtcttactcctactgactttcattccccttctctccagcgcatatctccacctctccaggctcttctcaacctgctctctactctcaccacaaatcacaatatcatctgcaaacatcatagtccaggagactcctgtctgacctcgtccatcaacctgtccatcaccactgcaaacaggaaagggctcagggccgatccttgatgcagtccaaccttcactctgaaccagtctgtcgtacctactgcacacttcactgccgtcacactgtcctcatacatgtc from Silurus meridionalis isolate SWU-2019-XX chromosome 13, ASM1480568v1, whole genome shotgun sequence harbors:
- the LOC124395965 gene encoding extracellular calcium-sensing receptor-like; translation: MNGDFVIGGIFTIHYYTKSEQMTYTRLPSQLQCSGSMDFRELRFARALEFTIHEINKRTDLLPNITLGYQIYDSCSTVPMAIKVAFQLANGLGTDFNNTNSCSKSSMAAVTAVIGDSASTPSISIARMLGLFGIPQVSHYATCACLSDKHQYPAFFRTIPSDHHQAAALARLVKHFGWTWIGAVRSDTDYGNYGMASFLKAAQEEGICVEYSEVYYRTQSASKLERVANVIRRSTARVLVAFMHTGEMRFLLEELARQPPPPIQWIGSETWIIDPDFLRYNICAGAIGFGVPRSVIPGLREFLLDLTPAQALKSPLLKEFWESSFNCYLKEQTDMIEGLRNCNGSEDIHTLQNPYLDTSQLRVTNMVYKATYAIAYAIHELICNRSQCDKNITFTPWQMLNQLKQVNFTTKNGFQVSFDSNGDPPAVYELINWQFKTDGNLDFVTVGQYDSSRPRGQEFRMSKNISWGGGQKEVPVSVCSESCPPGTRKAVQKRRPVCCFDCIPCAEGEISNSTDSLDCIRCPPEFWPNLKRESCLPKPVEFLSWDDTLSIILTVFSIGGAFMAVCVAAVFYKHRASPIVRANNSELSFLLLFSLTLCFLCSLTFIGQPSEWSCMLRHTAFGITFVLCISCVLGKTLVVLMAFRATLPGSNVMKWFGPPQQRLSVLVFTLVQVLICVLWLKISPPFPFKNLKHYKERIILECGLGSVIGFWAVLGYIGVLALLCFILAFLARKLPDNFNEAKFITFSMLIFCAVWITFIPAYVSSPGKFTVAVEIFAILASSFGLTICIFAPKCFIIIFRPEENTKKHLMGKVPSKAL
- the LOC124395963 gene encoding extracellular calcium-sensing receptor-like, with amino-acid sequence MQLISNLMLLLVINTTQIIVLIPEACKANPVSCRLWTDPKLPDIFMNGDFMLGGIFAIHDSVRLDQISYTGLPSQRKCSGMDFREVRFARAMEFTIHEINNRTDLLPGITLGYQIYDSCSTVPMAIKVAFQLANGLETDFNNTNSCSKSAVAAVTAVIGDSASTQSISIARVLGLFGIPQVSHYATCSCLSDKLQYPTFFRTIPSDQHQAAALARLVKHFGWTWIGAVRSDTDYGNYGMASFLNAAQAEGICVEYSEAYYRTQPLSKLERIANVIRSSTARVIVAFMASGDMRLLLEELSRQPPPPLQWIGSETWITDPDFLRYNMCAGAIGFGVPRSVIPGLREFLLDLTPAKVLESSLFTEFWENSFSCSLKRRPENTEGARECGGHEDIHTLQNAYLDTSQLRITNMVYKATYAIAHAIHGLICNETKCDKNIKILPWQIFDQLKIVNFTTNNGFQVSFDSNGDPPAVYELINWQFKNDGALDFVTVGQYDSLRPRGQEFRMSKNISWVGGQKEVPVSVCSESCPPGTRKAVQKRRPVCCFDCITCAEGEISNHTDSLDCSYCLPEFWPNTKQDRCLPKPVEFLSWDETLGIILTVFSIAGAFMAVCVAAVFYKHRASPIVRANNSELSFLLLFSLTLCFLCSLTFIGQPSEWSCMLRHTAFGITFVLCISCVLGKTLVVLMAFRATLPGSNVMKWFGPPQQRLSVISFTLIQVIICVVWLKISPPFPFKNLKHYKERIILECGLGSAIGFWAVLGYIGVLALLCFILAFLARKLPDNFNEAKFITFSMLIFCAVWITFIPAYVSSPGKFTVAVEIFAILASSFGLTICIFAPKCFIIIFRPEENTKKHLMGKVPSKAL